The Gimibacter soli genome includes a region encoding these proteins:
- a CDS encoding OPT family oligopeptide transporter codes for MSLGTPKPSPATASFSSAGPLTRGAYPELTTHALVVGYFLGALIALSIGYAALKLGFSIEGSELAAILGFGVLRGVLRRRSIVENNIVQTIASAVNGASSGLMFSVPAIFILGYGTELNPYVIAFGAMAGAILGIAFIIPLRKHMIDFERLTYPGGVAVASILRAPGAGIVKAKLLLGAMALSALVHGFVLYYQAEYFDLFGWLDGLMGVDIFPEYLNGIWFVSLMTMGVGYIAARGGLAFIIGGFLCYWLLAPMVDLAGLLPIEAGEVVTNPSRLRVLLFQPVGIGMLIGGAVIGVAFAFPLLRSAIAAMQSADKARSIAASDEMPIRFLYIAVIASTILLGVMAVSSTSEVGLVRGVLMALLGTAWVWMSGIILSEAIGRTNWSPLSGMTLIAVTLLIIITQSMGGMDRGPAIVAAVTVGAATCVAMSQATDLMMDLKTGYLVGATPRQQQIGQMLGAWLGPILIVGLVYVLHQAYGLGSEALPAPQGQALASMVDGILGGNVPVEKYAAGAMLGALLSAVFGGLGITVGLGFYLPFSIVLTYSLGSLLREITDRKLGERWSEHKGIPVAAGFIVGEALVGVAFAVNTIVAAS; via the coding sequence ATGAGTTTGGGGACGCCGAAACCGTCGCCGGCAACAGCCTCTTTCTCGTCAGCCGGACCGCTTACACGCGGCGCCTATCCGGAGCTGACGACCCATGCGCTTGTCGTTGGTTATTTTCTCGGTGCGCTGATTGCGCTTTCAATCGGCTATGCAGCCCTCAAGCTAGGCTTCTCGATCGAGGGGTCGGAACTCGCGGCCATCCTCGGCTTCGGTGTGCTGCGGGGCGTGCTGCGCCGCCGCTCCATCGTTGAAAACAATATCGTCCAGACGATTGCGAGCGCGGTGAACGGTGCGTCTTCGGGCCTCATGTTCTCGGTGCCTGCGATTTTCATCCTTGGCTATGGCACGGAACTGAATCCCTATGTGATCGCTTTCGGTGCCATGGCAGGGGCTATCCTCGGCATCGCTTTCATCATCCCCTTGCGCAAGCATATGATCGATTTCGAACGGCTGACCTACCCTGGCGGGGTGGCGGTTGCCTCGATCCTGCGCGCACCGGGCGCGGGCATCGTGAAGGCCAAGCTGCTGCTCGGCGCCATGGCCCTTTCCGCGCTTGTCCATGGCTTTGTCCTTTATTATCAGGCCGAATATTTCGATCTCTTCGGCTGGCTCGATGGCCTGATGGGTGTTGATATCTTCCCTGAATATCTGAACGGCATCTGGTTCGTCTCGCTGATGACGATGGGGGTTGGCTATATCGCGGCGCGCGGCGGCCTTGCCTTCATCATCGGCGGCTTCCTCTGTTACTGGCTCCTTGCCCCCATGGTCGATCTTGCTGGCCTGTTGCCGATCGAGGCGGGCGAAGTGGTGACCAACCCCTCGCGCCTGCGCGTCTTGCTGTTCCAGCCGGTTGGTATCGGCATGCTGATCGGCGGCGCGGTGATCGGCGTGGCCTTTGCCTTCCCGCTGCTGCGCTCGGCCATTGCCGCGATGCAATCGGCCGACAAGGCACGCAGCATTGCGGCCAGCGACGAAATGCCGATCCGCTTCCTTTATATCGCGGTTATCGCATCCACCATTCTCCTCGGTGTCATGGCCGTCAGTTCGACCAGCGAGGTCGGGCTGGTGCGTGGTGTCCTGATGGCGCTGCTCGGCACGGCATGGGTCTGGATGTCGGGGATCATCCTGTCGGAAGCCATCGGTCGCACCAACTGGTCGCCGCTTTCGGGCATGACCCTGATCGCCGTCACGCTGCTCATTATCATCACCCAGTCGATGGGCGGGATGGACCGTGGGCCGGCCATCGTGGCGGCCGTCACCGTGGGTGCGGCGACCTGTGTGGCCATGAGCCAGGCGACCGACCTGATGATGGACCTGAAAACAGGCTATCTGGTAGGCGCCACACCGCGCCAGCAGCAGATCGGCCAGATGCTTGGCGCATGGCTCGGGCCGATCCTCATCGTCGGCCTCGTCTATGTGCTGCACCAGGCCTACGGGCTTGGCTCCGAGGCGCTGCCGGCGCCGCAGGGCCAAGCGCTTGCCTCGATGGTTGACGGCATCCTCGGCGGCAATGTGCCGGTTGAGAAATACGCGGCCGGCGCCATGCTCGGTGCGCTGCTTTCTGCCGTGTTCGGCGGGCTTGGCATCACGGTCGGGCTTGGCTTCTACCTGCCTTTCTCGATTGTGCTGACCTATTCGCTCGGTTCGTTGCTGCGCGAGATTACCGACCGCAAGCTTGGCGAGCGCTGGTCAGAACACAAGGGCATTCCGGTGGCTGCCGGTTTCATCGTTGGTGAAGCGCTCGTCGGTGTTGCCTTCGCCGTCAATACCATTGTGGCCGCGAGCTGA
- a CDS encoding metal-dependent hydrolase family protein, whose translation MTATKWIAAALSAATMLTATASAGDIYMTAAAMIDVESGKTIENPAIVIRDDRIVAIGRKGRLPAPIDAKLVALDGMTIMPGLMDMHVHLMGDAEAGFFDGMTQSVPRQTVIAVKNAKVTLMQGFTTVRDVGDEAYGVAGVRDGINAGDIIGPRIFASGPALGVTGGHCDNNVFPPEMHIKADGVADGPWEARRKVREVLKYGANTIKICATGGVFSKGTSVGGQHYTFEEMKAIADEAHMRGVIVAAHAHGTDGIKAAIVAGIDSIEHSSLIDDEGIALAKEHGTYLSMDIYNTDYTQATGAERGVPEENMRKDREVAQAQRDNFAKAVKAGVNMVYGTDTGVYPHSQAARQFAVMVQYGMTPLQAIQAATINSARLLKQENEFGALKEGLKADIVAVKGDPLKDVTLLQNVQFVMKDGQVYKQVN comes from the coding sequence ATGACTGCAACGAAATGGATCGCCGCCGCCCTTTCAGCCGCCACGATGCTGACGGCGACGGCCTCGGCCGGCGATATCTATATGACGGCCGCCGCGATGATTGACGTGGAAAGCGGCAAGACGATTGAAAACCCGGCCATCGTGATCCGCGACGACCGGATCGTTGCCATCGGCCGCAAGGGCCGCCTGCCGGCGCCTATCGACGCCAAGCTTGTGGCGCTTGACGGCATGACCATCATGCCCGGCCTGATGGACATGCATGTGCACCTGATGGGCGACGCCGAAGCCGGCTTCTTTGACGGCATGACCCAATCCGTGCCGCGCCAGACCGTGATCGCGGTGAAGAATGCGAAAGTCACCCTGATGCAGGGCTTCACCACCGTGCGTGATGTGGGCGACGAGGCTTATGGCGTTGCCGGTGTGCGCGACGGCATCAATGCTGGCGATATCATCGGCCCGCGCATCTTTGCGTCCGGCCCGGCCCTCGGTGTGACCGGTGGCCACTGCGATAACAATGTCTTCCCGCCCGAAATGCATATCAAGGCAGATGGCGTAGCGGACGGCCCGTGGGAAGCCCGCCGCAAGGTGCGTGAAGTGCTGAAATACGGCGCCAACACGATCAAGATTTGCGCCACCGGCGGCGTTTTCTCGAAAGGTACGTCGGTTGGCGGCCAGCATTATACGTTCGAGGAAATGAAGGCGATTGCTGATGAAGCTCATATGCGGGGCGTGATCGTGGCAGCCCACGCCCACGGCACCGACGGCATCAAGGCGGCGATTGTGGCCGGGATCGACAGTATCGAACATTCGAGCCTGATCGATGATGAGGGCATCGCGCTCGCCAAGGAGCATGGCACCTATCTGTCGATGGATATCTACAATACCGATTACACGCAGGCGACGGGTGCCGAGCGCGGCGTGCCGGAAGAAAACATGCGCAAGGACCGCGAAGTGGCGCAGGCCCAGCGCGATAATTTCGCCAAGGCCGTGAAGGCGGGCGTGAATATGGTTTATGGCACCGACACCGGCGTCTATCCGCACTCGCAGGCGGCCCGCCAGTTTGCCGTGATGGTGCAATATGGCATGACGCCGCTGCAGGCCATCCAGGCCGCCACGATCAATTCGGCGCGTCTGTTGAAACAGGAAAACGAGTTCGGCGCGCTGAAGGAAGGCCTCAAGGCCGATATCGTTGCGGTGAAGGGTGACCCCCTGAAAGACGTCACGCTGCTGCAGAATGTGCAGTTCGTGATGAAGGACGGCCAGGTTTACAAGCAGGTCAACTGA
- a CDS encoding M24 family metallopeptidase yields MKATRRDLFKLGAGLAALPLVSRASFAAGADAPTLASLTGGVQPITVEERKARIKRAQELMEVAGIDALVIEPGAAMLYFSGIRWWRSERLTALVIPAKGEIGVVTPFFEEPSVRQSLTFGDDVRPWHEHENPFKRVAQILADRGLTTGRIGLEGTVRYFVADGLKKAASGFEIVSGEAVTRGCRMIKSPAEIALLHKANEITLAAYRHVWPQVKAGMTPADIGAMMHQAQKALGGSDTWALVLVGEASAYPHGSEAPQVVKDGEIVLMDCGCAVEGYQSDISRTFVFGTPTSDQREVYARVRKGQDVAFKAAQLGAPAGSIDDAVRAYYESLGYGPGYKTPGLSHRTGHGIGMEGHESPNFVHSEAMPLAPGMCFSNEPGIYSFGKFGVRLEDCLHMTADGPVWFTVPPESLDEPFGALGPI; encoded by the coding sequence ATGAAGGCCACACGCCGCGATCTTTTCAAGCTGGGGGCAGGGCTGGCGGCCCTGCCGCTTGTCTCCCGCGCCAGCTTCGCGGCGGGCGCGGATGCCCCGACCCTTGCCTCGCTGACGGGCGGTGTGCAGCCGATCACGGTTGAGGAACGCAAGGCCCGCATCAAACGCGCGCAGGAACTGATGGAAGTCGCCGGGATCGATGCGCTGGTGATCGAACCCGGTGCCGCGATGCTCTATTTCTCCGGCATTCGCTGGTGGCGGAGCGAGCGGTTGACGGCTCTTGTTATCCCTGCCAAGGGCGAGATTGGCGTGGTGACGCCTTTCTTTGAAGAACCGAGCGTGCGCCAGTCGCTGACCTTCGGCGATGACGTGCGCCCGTGGCACGAGCATGAAAATCCGTTCAAACGCGTGGCGCAAATCCTTGCTGACCGCGGCCTGACAACAGGCCGGATCGGGCTTGAAGGCACGGTTCGCTATTTCGTTGCGGACGGGCTGAAGAAAGCAGCATCAGGGTTCGAGATTGTCTCGGGCGAGGCCGTCACGCGTGGGTGCCGCATGATCAAGAGCCCGGCCGAGATCGCGCTTCTCCACAAGGCGAACGAAATCACGCTGGCGGCCTACCGCCATGTGTGGCCGCAGGTGAAAGCCGGCATGACGCCCGCTGACATCGGCGCGATGATGCATCAGGCCCAGAAGGCGCTCGGTGGCAGCGATACATGGGCGCTGGTGCTGGTGGGTGAGGCAAGCGCCTACCCGCACGGCTCCGAAGCGCCGCAGGTGGTGAAGGACGGCGAGATTGTCCTGATGGATTGCGGCTGCGCGGTCGAAGGCTACCAGTCCGACATTTCCCGTACCTTCGTGTTCGGCACGCCGACGAGCGACCAGCGCGAGGTCTATGCCCGTGTGCGCAAGGGGCAGGATGTGGCCTTCAAGGCCGCACAGCTTGGCGCACCCGCCGGCAGCATCGATGATGCGGTCAGGGCCTATTACGAAAGCCTCGGCTACGGCCCCGGCTACAAGACACCCGGCCTTTCCCACCGCACCGGCCACGGCATCGGCATGGAAGGCCATGAAAGCCCGAATTTCGTGCACAGCGAGGCGATGCCGCTGGCACCGGGGATGTGTTTCTCGAACGAGCCGGGCATCTACAGCTTCGGCAAGTTCGGTGTGCGGCTTGAGGATTGCCTGCACATGACGGCGGACGGCCCTGTCTGGTTCACGGTGCCGCCCGAAAGTCTGGACGAGCCGTTCGGGGCGCTCGGTCCGATCTGA
- a CDS encoding APC family permease — protein MSDDTPAARPFGFWQAWALVVGSAIGSGVFMMPALLAPYGLLGLGGWLISGIGIMLVALNFARMSARLPKLGGPYAYARGGLGDFAGFLIAWGFWISQWTAISAVAVAAVGYMAFFLPVLKEPLPALAAGLACIWALAFLNLRSLDGVGKFQLVTTVLKVLPLALIVVAGGMAAGDATLPEMNPSGGNPISVLATSAMLTMWALVGMEAVTVPAEAIQNPEKTIARALVVGVITLLVIYFASSAAVMLLIPGDVLAASTAPFADAATLLIGPVGASVVAIGAIIATVGVINSFLLVSGQVLVAPAREGLIPAWFGKLSRHGTPARVILISATLASLLMAMNYTKGLVAAFEFMILLSTLTTLIPYVFTAVAEMWFIKRDIQKGDRSTRVKRNLLLAVLAFLATLFIIVGSGAETVFWGFMLLIVGMPIYVLAREDRTEGAARATD, from the coding sequence ATGAGTGACGACACCCCGGCCGCGCGGCCCTTCGGTTTCTGGCAGGCCTGGGCGCTTGTCGTCGGCTCTGCGATCGGCTCCGGCGTCTTCATGATGCCGGCACTGCTGGCGCCGTATGGCCTTCTGGGTCTTGGCGGCTGGCTGATTTCCGGGATCGGCATCATGCTCGTCGCGCTCAATTTTGCGCGCATGTCGGCGCGGTTGCCGAAGCTTGGCGGGCCATACGCCTACGCGCGCGGCGGGCTGGGCGATTTCGCGGGCTTCCTGATTGCCTGGGGTTTCTGGATCAGCCAGTGGACGGCGATTTCGGCGGTGGCCGTGGCGGCGGTTGGCTATATGGCCTTCTTCCTGCCGGTGCTGAAGGAGCCTTTGCCCGCGCTCGCCGCTGGTCTTGCCTGCATCTGGGCGCTTGCCTTCCTCAATCTTCGCTCGCTTGACGGGGTCGGCAAATTCCAACTGGTCACCACTGTCCTCAAAGTCCTGCCGCTGGCGCTGATCGTTGTGGCGGGCGGTATGGCGGCGGGGGATGCGACCCTGCCCGAGATGAACCCGTCTGGCGGCAACCCCATCTCGGTTCTGGCGACCTCCGCGATGCTCACCATGTGGGCGCTTGTCGGCATGGAAGCGGTGACGGTGCCTGCTGAAGCCATCCAGAACCCGGAAAAGACCATCGCCCGCGCGCTTGTCGTTGGCGTCATCACCCTTCTCGTCATCTATTTCGCCTCGTCGGCGGCTGTGATGCTCCTTATCCCCGGTGATGTGCTTGCGGCATCGACCGCACCTTTTGCTGACGCTGCCACACTGCTGATCGGCCCCGTGGGAGCGTCGGTCGTTGCCATCGGTGCCATCATCGCGACCGTCGGCGTGATCAACAGCTTCCTTCTGGTTTCGGGGCAAGTGCTCGTCGCGCCCGCGCGCGAAGGGCTGATCCCGGCCTGGTTCGGCAAGCTGTCGCGCCATGGCACCCCTGCCCGCGTCATCCTGATTTCGGCAACGCTCGCGAGCCTCCTGATGGCGATGAATTATACGAAGGGCCTTGTGGCTGCCTTTGAATTCATGATCCTTCTCTCCACGCTCACCACCCTGATCCCTTATGTGTTCACGGCGGTGGCAGAGATGTGGTTCATCAAACGCGATATACAGAAGGGCGACCGCTCGACCCGCGTGAAGCGCAACCTGCTGCTCGCGGTGCTGGCCTTCCTCGCCACGCTCTTCATCATCGTCGGCTCGGGGGCCGAGACCGTCTTCTGGGGCTTCATGCTCCTGATTGTCGGCATGCCGATCTATGTGCTGGCGCGTGAGGACAGGACGGAAGGTGCAGCGCGGGCTACCGACTAG
- a CDS encoding iron chaperone codes for MVTRDHSSPEAYCAAVPENQRPLFQAVRSLVLKTAPSAAEGISYGMLHIAGTLNLAAQVQHVSIYVNPEVLDGFRDRFPKAGKSCIRLRSMKDFNEADLAAVIAAAAAHGKGC; via the coding sequence ATGGTGACCCGCGACCATTCCTCCCCCGAAGCTTACTGCGCGGCTGTGCCTGAAAACCAGCGTCCGCTCTTCCAGGCGGTGCGCAGCCTGGTGCTCAAGACCGCGCCTTCAGCGGCTGAAGGTATCAGCTATGGCATGCTGCATATCGCCGGGACCCTCAATCTGGCGGCGCAGGTTCAGCATGTCAGTATCTATGTGAATCCCGAAGTGCTCGACGGGTTCCGCGACCGCTTCCCGAAGGCGGGCAAAAGCTGCATCCGCCTCCGGTCCATGAAGGATTTCAATGAAGCCGACCTTGCCGCCGTCATCGCTGCCGCAGCGGCGCACGGCAAGGGCTGCTAG
- a CDS encoding glycosyltransferase gives MTVTTETKDAMASVRPIRVSIVSPTYNERGNVGELARRLDAVLGATGWEVIFVDDDSPDGTAALVHEMGRADPRVRCLHRVGRRGLSSAVVEGALAASGDLVVVIDADLQHDETIIPKMLVHFDDAAVDLVVGSRHVEGGGLGEWGAARVGISQFATVLAKFVLKADISDPMSGFFAFRRDLMVEALPNLSSIGFKILLDMITSVNRRLTVREVGYVFRNRIEGESKLDNKVIWDFLMLLADKSVGRYIPVRFLSFSAVGTVGLVVHFAVLTLMFKLMGLPFFWGQTAATFVAMTTNFLMNNELTYSDRKLRGRAMLKGWASFVAACSIGAVANVGVAEFLYAGDAEWALSALAGIVVGTVWNYVATAWFTWGRK, from the coding sequence ATGACGGTGACCACGGAAACCAAGGATGCGATGGCGTCAGTCCGGCCGATCCGGGTCAGCATCGTCTCGCCGACCTATAACGAGCGGGGCAATGTGGGCGAACTGGCCCGGCGGCTGGATGCCGTGCTCGGGGCCACCGGCTGGGAGGTCATCTTTGTCGATGACGACAGCCCGGATGGCACCGCTGCGCTTGTCCATGAAATGGGCCGGGCCGACCCGCGTGTACGCTGCCTGCACCGGGTGGGGCGCCGGGGGCTATCGTCAGCCGTCGTTGAAGGCGCGCTCGCGGCATCCGGCGATCTTGTCGTAGTGATCGATGCCGACCTGCAGCATGACGAAACCATCATCCCGAAGATGCTGGTGCATTTCGATGATGCGGCGGTCGATCTCGTCGTTGGCAGCCGTCACGTTGAAGGCGGCGGGCTTGGCGAATGGGGCGCGGCGCGCGTCGGCATCAGCCAGTTTGCCACGGTGCTCGCCAAATTTGTGCTGAAGGCCGATATCAGCGACCCGATGAGCGGCTTTTTCGCCTTCCGCCGCGACCTGATGGTGGAGGCGCTGCCGAACCTGTCGTCCATCGGTTTCAAGATTCTCCTCGATATGATCACCTCGGTGAACCGCCGCCTGACGGTGCGCGAGGTCGGCTATGTGTTCCGCAACCGGATCGAAGGCGAAAGCAAGCTTGATAACAAGGTGATCTGGGATTTCCTGATGCTCCTCGCCGACAAGTCGGTCGGGCGCTATATCCCGGTCCGGTTCCTGTCGTTCAGCGCGGTTGGCACTGTCGGGCTAGTGGTTCACTTCGCGGTACTGACGCTGATGTTCAAGCTGATGGGCTTGCCCTTCTTCTGGGGGCAGACGGCGGCAACCTTTGTGGCCATGACCACGAACTTCCTGATGAATAACGAGCTGACCTACAGCGACCGCAAGCTGCGCGGGCGGGCCATGCTGAAGGGCTGGGCGAGCTTCGTGGCGGCCTGCTCGATCGGCGCGGTTGCCAATGTGGGGGTCGCTGAATTTCTGTATGCGGGCGACGCGGAATGGGCGCTCTCGGCGCTGGCCGGCATCGTCGTCGGCACCGTCTGGAACTATGTGGCGACCGCCTGGTTCACCTGGGGCCGCAAATAA
- a CDS encoding PEPxxWA-CTERM sorting domain-containing protein, whose translation MKYLKNILAAAALTATAAFAAEAAVTFTATDGGVTYSIWEGPNDEPASNADWAAFLAETGYYQVAKYDVPDEENPGGFTGETFTITGTPGKSGTWSSSFGVNGFVIKGSNTFLFVDYGDLGAQTGDNWCTDGTCKSVFADGNIFMPQLLNNGGKNPGLSHLSLYVLSTVPVGGIPEPATWLMMIMGFGLVGVATRRRTHMARTIA comes from the coding sequence ATGAAGTATCTGAAGAATATTCTCGCTGCTGCTGCGCTGACCGCTACTGCGGCCTTTGCTGCCGAAGCAGCCGTCACCTTCACCGCCACCGATGGCGGCGTGACCTACAGCATCTGGGAAGGCCCGAATGACGAGCCGGCTTCGAACGCCGACTGGGCGGCCTTTCTGGCTGAAACCGGCTACTATCAGGTTGCCAAGTATGACGTGCCCGATGAAGAAAACCCCGGTGGCTTCACCGGTGAAACCTTCACCATCACCGGCACGCCCGGCAAATCGGGCACCTGGTCCTCGTCGTTCGGCGTGAACGGCTTCGTGATCAAGGGCTCGAACACCTTCCTGTTCGTTGACTACGGCGATCTCGGCGCGCAAACCGGCGACAACTGGTGCACCGACGGCACCTGCAAAAGCGTGTTTGCCGATGGCAACATCTTCATGCCGCAACTCCTGAACAACGGCGGCAAGAACCCGGGCCTCAGCCACCTGTCGCTCTATGTCCTGTCGACCGTTCCGGTTGGCGGCATCCCTGAGCCGGCCACCTGGCTGATGATGATCATGGGCTTCGGCCTCGTGGGTGTTGCCACCCGCCGCCGCACGCACATGGCACGCACCATCGCCTGA
- a CDS encoding substrate-binding periplasmic protein, translating to MTKRQSTDMRQWLVALIAIFAPWRMAAAEVLTTPGHVTVGIMNSVPPYVIENPSSGMDIDIIRAAFNELGATTTFIHVPLSRLDGLLADKLVNASVTVAPNPACAASKPFNHWHDGLVVAREFADAVKTPADLAGKRFAMFPKAATVLGPHLEGLDLQKEQPIIATEYYMALRLIIRGRVVAYLGDYWALDHLWVTLYGDELDKRPYVIAADFPPSPHALCFADRNLRDRFDTILARMKSDGRITAIIDSYRTPR from the coding sequence ATGACCAAGCGCCAATCGACAGACATGCGGCAGTGGCTCGTCGCTTTAATTGCGATCTTTGCCCCATGGCGGATGGCCGCTGCGGAAGTCCTTACGACACCGGGCCATGTCACTGTCGGCATCATGAATTCGGTGCCGCCTTACGTGATCGAGAATCCGAGCAGCGGCATGGATATCGACATCATCCGGGCGGCCTTTAACGAGCTCGGTGCAACGACAACCTTCATTCACGTCCCACTTTCCCGGCTTGATGGCCTGCTGGCCGACAAGCTTGTGAATGCGTCCGTCACCGTGGCACCCAATCCAGCCTGCGCCGCGAGCAAGCCTTTCAACCACTGGCATGACGGACTGGTGGTTGCCCGTGAATTTGCAGACGCCGTCAAGACACCGGCAGACCTTGCCGGAAAGCGTTTCGCCATGTTCCCGAAGGCGGCGACCGTGCTTGGCCCTCATCTCGAGGGACTGGACCTCCAGAAGGAACAGCCGATCATCGCCACCGAATATTATATGGCGCTCCGGCTCATCATCCGCGGGCGCGTTGTCGCCTATCTTGGCGACTATTGGGCGCTCGACCACCTCTGGGTCACGCTTTACGGCGATGAACTGGACAAGCGCCCCTATGTGATCGCTGCTGACTTCCCGCCTTCGCCCCATGCGCTCTGCTTCGCTGACCGAAACCTGCGCGACCGGTTCGACACTATTCTGGCCCGGATGAAAAGCGATGGCCGGATCACCGCCATCATCGACAGTTACCGGACGCCCCGATAG
- a CDS encoding trimeric intracellular cation channel family protein, producing MTIMMFLDSFGIFVFALSGAISAIRQNLDIVGVMVIALLPAVGGGTVRDLVLDVPVFWVEDTRAIWLTLAATIVAWAAAPHVESRRALLLWADAFGLALFAVVGAQKTMIVTGDPLIAIMLGTTTGVVGGLIRDVIAGDKPFVFRQEIYATAAIAGSAAYCLFAALGLAGPIALWAAVSVGFAIRAAGIIWGLKLPQNERLR from the coding sequence ATGACCATCATGATGTTTCTGGACAGTTTCGGCATCTTCGTCTTCGCCCTTTCCGGGGCCATTTCGGCGATCCGGCAGAATCTCGATATCGTCGGCGTGATGGTGATCGCACTTCTCCCCGCCGTTGGCGGCGGCACAGTTCGCGACCTGGTCCTTGATGTCCCCGTCTTCTGGGTGGAGGACACCCGCGCCATCTGGCTGACACTCGCCGCTACCATCGTGGCATGGGCCGCCGCCCCGCATGTGGAAAGCCGGCGGGCGCTTCTTCTGTGGGCCGATGCCTTCGGGCTTGCGCTCTTTGCCGTCGTCGGCGCGCAGAAAACCATGATCGTCACCGGTGATCCGCTCATCGCCATCATGCTCGGCACCACCACGGGCGTGGTCGGCGGCCTCATCCGTGATGTGATCGCCGGCGACAAGCCGTTCGTTTTCCGGCAGGAAATTTATGCGACCGCCGCGATTGCGGGCTCCGCCGCCTATTGCCTTTTTGCCGCCCTCGGCCTTGCCGGGCCCATCGCCCTTTGGGCTGCCGTTTCGGTCGGTTTCGCAATCCGGGCAGCCGGCATCATCTGGGGGTTGAAACTGCCGCAGAATGAGCGCCTGCGCTAA
- a CDS encoding energy transducer TonB family protein, whose product MIKRSLRLVVAAAFLAATGGVQAATDIAEWQDATVKALVAKQRYPRTALDASAEGTVKVRLAVAPSGDVMGYEIVESSGYAVLDASVLDLLARVSPLPALPVQEQGISVVVPLTYKLDRAVMAADVAVADPAQSLQEWRRAAARAFAKVQEYPVELYNQGVEGTARIQVAVDALGNIVSQELIQSSGNAMLDEESMSMLRRVGLLPELPEGTDSLRFTLPVTYRIR is encoded by the coding sequence ATGATCAAGAGAAGCCTTCGTCTTGTGGTGGCTGCCGCATTCCTTGCTGCCACGGGCGGCGTGCAGGCCGCGACCGATATTGCCGAGTGGCAGGACGCGACCGTGAAGGCGCTGGTCGCCAAGCAGCGCTATCCGCGCACGGCGCTGGATGCGAGCGCGGAGGGCACCGTGAAGGTCCGCCTCGCGGTGGCGCCCTCGGGCGATGTGATGGGCTACGAGATCGTGGAATCGTCCGGCTATGCCGTCCTTGACGCCTCGGTCCTTGATCTTCTGGCGCGGGTCAGCCCGCTGCCGGCGCTGCCGGTGCAGGAACAGGGTATCTCGGTTGTCGTGCCGCTGACCTACAAGCTGGACCGTGCGGTGATGGCGGCGGATGTGGCTGTGGCCGATCCTGCCCAGTCGCTGCAGGAATGGCGCCGCGCGGCGGCGCGTGCCTTTGCCAAGGTGCAGGAATATCCGGTCGAGCTTTACAATCAGGGTGTTGAAGGCACGGCGCGCATTCAGGTTGCCGTTGACGCGCTGGGCAATATCGTATCGCAGGAACTGATCCAGTCATCAGGCAATGCCATGCTTGATGAAGAATCGATGAGCATGCTGCGCCGCGTGGGGCTTTTGCCCGAACTGCCTGAAGGCACCGATTCGCTGCGCTTCACCCTGCCGGTGACCTACAGAATCCGCTGA
- a CDS encoding DUF3034 family protein: MKSTMRRFACILSAVAFPVFLCVPSALGDDSAKPLFDRGKLLATGGVSQVEGAGGAGLTTWALIGGYGSDHGLGLTAHGTLVPLDDFTFRAAGLALGVFDRLEVSYSRQWFDTGSTGAALGLGEDFTFGQDIFGAKLRIAGDAVYDQDRWLPQIAVGLQHKRAKQGAILAAVGAAHDKGTDFYIAATKVFLKYSLLANATVRFTKANQFGLLGFGSADDGYKTTVEGSLAWLITDHWVAGVDYRTKPDNLAFAKEEDAMAAYVAWFPSKHVSVTVGYADLGEIALQDDQQGLYLSLQMGF, from the coding sequence ATGAAATCCACAATGCGGCGTTTCGCCTGCATTCTCTCAGCAGTGGCCTTTCCGGTCTTCCTTTGTGTCCCGTCCGCGCTCGGTGACGACAGCGCAAAACCCCTGTTCGACCGTGGCAAGCTTTTGGCCACTGGCGGTGTATCGCAGGTAGAAGGTGCGGGCGGCGCCGGCCTCACTACCTGGGCGCTGATCGGCGGTTATGGCAGCGACCATGGCCTTGGCCTCACGGCGCACGGCACGCTCGTTCCCCTTGATGATTTCACCTTCCGCGCCGCGGGGCTGGCGCTTGGCGTGTTTGACCGGCTGGAGGTGAGCTACAGCCGTCAGTGGTTCGATACCGGCAGCACGGGGGCGGCCCTCGGGCTTGGGGAAGATTTCACCTTCGGGCAGGATATTTTCGGCGCCAAGCTCCGGATCGCGGGCGATGCGGTCTACGATCAGGATCGCTGGTTGCCGCAGATTGCCGTTGGCCTGCAGCACAAGCGCGCCAAGCAGGGGGCCATCCTTGCTGCCGTTGGTGCCGCCCACGACAAGGGCACGGATTTCTATATCGCCGCCACCAAGGTTTTCCTGAAATACAGCCTTCTCGCCAATGCTACGGTGCGCTTCACCAAGGCCAATCAGTTTGGCCTTCTGGGGTTTGGCAGCGCCGATGACGGCTACAAGACGACCGTTGAAGGGTCGCTCGCGTGGCTCATCACCGATCACTGGGTGGCGGGGGTCGACTATCGCACCAAGCCCGATAATCTGGCCTTCGCGAAGGAAGAAGATGCCATGGCCGCCTATGTTGCCTGGTTCCCTTCAAAACATGTGTCGGTAACGGTGGGCTACGCCGACCTTGGCGAGATCGCCCTGCAGGATGACCAGCAGGGGCTTTATCTTTCGCTCCAGATGGGGTTCTGA